One Spea bombifrons isolate aSpeBom1 chromosome 1, aSpeBom1.2.pri, whole genome shotgun sequence DNA window includes the following coding sequences:
- the PTGER4 gene encoding prostaglandin E2 receptor EP4 subtype, which produces MATLESYNLSLEYNMSSAPNVSSSIGAVGKPPTIPAVMFIFGVVGNLIAIIVLCKSRKEQKETTFYTLVCGLALTDLLGTCLVSPVTIATYVQNKWPGGHQLCEYSSFILLFFGLSGLSIICAMSIERYLAINHAYFYNHYVDKKLAGLTLFAIYVSNVLFCALPSMGLGKTTMQYPMTWCFIDWRTNVSTHAAYSYMYAGFSSFLILATVLCNVLVCVALIRMHRQFVRRTSLGTDARLSDFRRRRSFRRMAGAEIQMVILLIATSVVVVICSIPLVVRVFVNQLYQPELVRDVSSNLDLKAIRIASVNPILDPWIYILLRKTVLSKLIEKIKCLFCRIGGGRRPHSAGSFNCTDGRRVSSALSSHSPSFVSRELREVSSTSQTLLYPLELSDGSFKGSTILPGATMAINTHGTSSRTLHGSDQSVSSQGPDSEQVLITDETQVTQTTPNGTSPKGNPLHVTFPDEPLNLSEKCI; this is translated from the exons ATGGCTACTTTGGAAAGTTATAACTTGTCCCTTGAATACAACATGTCTTCTGCACCTAATGTGAGCAGCAGTATTGGGGCAGTTGGTAAGCCCCCCACCATCCCAGCCGTCATGTTTATCTTTGGTGTGGTGGGTAACCTGATTGCCATCATAGTCCTCTGCAAATCGCGCAAGGAGCAGAAAGAGACCACCTTCTACACGCTGGTCTGTGGACTGGCTCTCACTGACTTGCTCGGGACTTGCCTGGTCAGTCCTGTGACCATCGCCACCTATGTCCAGAATAAATGGCCAGGTGGGCATCAGCTGTGCGAGTACAGCTCCTTCATCCTCCTCTTCTTTGGACTGTCCGGTCTCAGCATCATATGTGCCATGTCCATCGAGCGGTACCTGGCTATCAATCATGCCTATTTCTATAACCACTATGTGGACAAGAAGTTGGCCGGTCTCACCCTCTTCGCCATCTACGTGTCCAACGTTCTGTTCTGCGCTCTGCCCAGCATGGGTTTGGGGAAGACCACCATGCAGTACCCCATGACCTGGTGCTTCATAGACTGGAGGACCAACGTGTCCACCCATGCCGCTTACTCGTACATGTATGCGGGCTTCAGCTCCTTCCTGATCCTGGCCACGGTGCTGTGCAATGTGCTGGTGTGCGTGGCTCTGATCCGCATGCACCGGCAGTTTGTCCGCAGGACCTCGCTGGGCACCGATGCCCGGCTCTCGGACTTCAGGAGGCGCAGGAGCTTTAGGAGAATGGCCGGGGCAGAGATCCAGATGGTCATCCTGCTGATCGCTACCTCCGTGGTGGTGGTGATCTGCTCCATCCCCCTCGTG GTACGTGTTTTTGTGAACCAGCTCTATCAGCCTGAATTAGTCAGGGATGTCTCAAGTAACCTGGATCTGAAGGCAATTCGAATAGCTTCTGTGAACCCAATATTGGACCCTTGGATTTATATCCTCCTGAGGAAGACCGTCCTTAGCAaactaatagaaaaaataaagtgcCTGTTCTGTCGGATTGGAGGGGGCCGGAGACCACATTCTGCAGGGAGCTTCAATTGCACTGATGGTAGAAGGGTCTCGTCAGCCCTCTCAAGCCATTCTCCGTCATTTGTTTCCCGGGAGCTTCGAGAAGTTAGTTCAACATCCCAGACTTTACTTTATCCTTTGGAACTCAGCGATGGTAGTTTCAAAGGCAGCACCATTTTGCCAGGGGCCACCATGGCCATCAACACACATGGAACCTCAAGCAGGACGTTACATGGGTCAGACCAGTCTGTTTCTTCTCAGGGACCAGACTCCGAGCAAGTGTTGATTACAGACGAGACTCAGGTGACACAGACAACTCCAAATGGAACTTCACCCAAAGGGAATCCACTCCATGTCACATTTCCAGATGAACCATTGAATTTgtcagaaaaatgtatatag